A portion of the bacterium genome contains these proteins:
- the rplL gene encoding 50S ribosomal protein L7/L12, with translation MADLNAIADQLSELTVMEAAELSTLLEEKWGVTAAAPVAVAAAPCAAGGAAAEEQTEFDVILISQGDKKIQVIKEVRAITGLGLKEAKELVEGAPKPIKEGVEKDEAQKIKEQIEGAGGQADIK, from the coding sequence ATGGCCGATCTGAACGCAATCGCAGACCAACTCTCCGAACTCACCGTCATGGAGGCCGCTGAGCTCTCCACGCTTCTCGAAGAGAAGTGGGGCGTCACTGCCGCGGCGCCCGTCGCCGTGGCCGCGGCGCCATGTGCAGCTGGTGGCGCCGCCGCCGAGGAGCAGACCGAGTTCGATGTCATCCTGATCTCTCAGGGCGACAAGAAGATCCAGGTCATCAAGGAGGTCCGCGCCATCACCGGCCTTGGCCTCAAGGAGGCCAAGGAACTCGTCGAGGGCGCGCCCAAGCCGATCAAGGAAGGCGTCGAGAAAGACGAGGCCCAGAAGATCAAAGAGCAGATCGAAGGTGCCGGCGGTCAGGCTGACATCAAGTAG